One part of the Truepera radiovictrix DSM 17093 genome encodes these proteins:
- a CDS encoding cytochrome c: MRHIYANRTVYLIAALLVLVSLLFAWLRSAQVILTTERTVDALFAGATSLEAFDWEALGEHSYAVNCRACHGSEGRGWGAYPGLRTLGPLFNAEGGREYLLHVTLHGLASPRHTAPMPQFLNLPDAEVAAVNNFILTRWGNEGAVDPEDLYLPSDVTPLREPTLSPWDVNELRGELDAAGIAEVPEPVLASAGFDWQARGAELFEERCSGCHVTVPQTPALLQAAGGREYLRNLLLYGLAGELEHPAFDDLSDEDAAAVLNQTVVTAPEAGDLPEDTQLFTPEELAEARETPADPEEVAAQRPALEDEDADEDGE; encoded by the coding sequence ATGCGCCACATCTACGCTAACCGCACCGTCTACCTCATCGCCGCCCTTTTGGTGCTCGTCTCGCTGCTCTTCGCGTGGCTTAGGAGCGCGCAGGTCATCTTGACGACCGAAAGGACTGTCGACGCGCTCTTTGCGGGCGCGACCAGCTTAGAGGCGTTCGACTGGGAGGCGCTGGGGGAGCACTCGTACGCTGTAAACTGCCGCGCGTGCCACGGCTCCGAGGGCCGCGGTTGGGGCGCCTACCCGGGGCTGCGCACCCTCGGCCCGCTCTTTAACGCCGAGGGGGGGCGGGAGTACCTGCTTCACGTGACCCTGCACGGCCTCGCGAGCCCGCGCCACACGGCGCCCATGCCGCAGTTTCTCAACCTGCCCGACGCGGAGGTCGCGGCGGTGAACAACTTTATCCTGACGCGCTGGGGCAACGAGGGGGCGGTCGACCCCGAAGACCTCTACCTGCCGAGCGACGTGACGCCCCTGCGCGAGCCCACGCTCTCGCCGTGGGACGTCAACGAGCTCAGGGGCGAACTCGACGCTGCGGGTATCGCCGAGGTGCCCGAGCCCGTGCTCGCGAGCGCGGGGTTCGACTGGCAGGCGCGCGGGGCGGAGCTCTTCGAGGAGCGCTGCAGCGGTTGCCACGTCACGGTGCCGCAGACGCCCGCGCTGCTGCAGGCGGCGGGGGGGCGCGAGTACCTGCGCAACCTGCTCCTCTACGGGCTCGCCGGGGAGCTCGAGCACCCCGCCTTCGATGACCTGAGCGACGAGGACGCGGCGGCGGTTCTCAACCAGACGGTGGTCACCGCGCCGGAGGCCGGCGACCTGCCCGAGGACACGCAGCTCTTTACCCCCGAAGAGCTCGCCGAGGCGCGCGAGACGCCCGCTGACCCCGAGGAGGTCGCGGCGCAGCGGCCCGCGTTGGAAGACGAAGACGCGGACGAAGACGGCGAGTAG
- a CDS encoding ferredoxin reductase family protein: protein MSGFFWLTAYLVVIFAPLFFMLVRPIPSGRDFVTELSIALGFVGLTQMAVQFVLIARFKRVTAPYGIDLILQYHKQIAVVAILLILAHPVLLMIQQPWRLELLNPLRGNWASRFALLSVLCLLLLWGLSAFRKQIRMNYEAWRLSHLFLSVLALVSAQIHVALAGLYTNTWWKHALWIAMSAFFVGVVVWLRLIKPAQQRRQPWRVTAVRPERGETHTLALEPVGHSGFRFHPGQFAWIKVDASPYTIDEHPYSFSSSSERGGQLEFGIKELGDFSANIKNVPVGATAYVDGPHGAFSIDRYPATGYFFFAGGVGITPFMSFLHTMADRGDPRPVLLFYAGKTWEALTYREEIERLRELLDLEVVYVLEEPPEDWEPPKPRVRALGAGTYVLEPPEEAHKIEEGFVTADILRRRLPQESIHREAFICGPAPFMDAVRDALLEVGVDAEHIHMEQFDLV, encoded by the coding sequence TTGTCGGGATTTTTCTGGCTTACGGCCTACTTGGTGGTGATCTTCGCGCCGCTCTTTTTCATGCTCGTCCGGCCGATTCCGTCCGGCCGCGACTTCGTCACGGAGCTCTCCATCGCGCTCGGCTTCGTGGGGCTCACGCAGATGGCGGTGCAGTTCGTGCTGATCGCCCGCTTTAAACGCGTCACCGCCCCTTACGGCATCGACCTCATCTTGCAGTACCACAAGCAGATCGCGGTCGTCGCCATTCTCCTCATCCTCGCGCACCCCGTGCTCCTGATGATCCAGCAGCCGTGGCGCTTAGAGCTCCTCAACCCGCTGCGCGGCAACTGGGCGAGCCGCTTTGCGCTCCTGTCAGTGCTCTGCTTGCTGCTCTTGTGGGGGCTGTCGGCCTTTCGCAAGCAGATCCGGATGAACTACGAGGCGTGGCGGCTCTCGCACCTCTTTCTCTCGGTCCTCGCCCTCGTGTCCGCGCAGATCCACGTCGCGCTCGCGGGGCTCTACACCAACACCTGGTGGAAGCACGCGCTCTGGATCGCCATGTCGGCCTTTTTCGTGGGCGTGGTGGTGTGGCTGCGCCTCATCAAACCGGCGCAGCAGCGGCGCCAGCCCTGGCGCGTCACCGCGGTGCGGCCGGAGCGCGGGGAGACCCACACCCTCGCCCTCGAGCCCGTCGGGCACAGCGGTTTTCGCTTTCACCCGGGGCAGTTCGCCTGGATCAAGGTCGACGCCTCGCCCTACACCATCGACGAGCACCCCTACTCGTTCTCGTCGTCGTCGGAGCGGGGGGGGCAGCTTGAATTCGGTATCAAAGAGCTCGGCGACTTCTCCGCCAACATCAAAAACGTCCCCGTCGGGGCGACCGCGTACGTCGACGGGCCGCACGGCGCGTTCTCCATCGACCGCTACCCCGCGACGGGGTACTTCTTCTTCGCCGGCGGCGTCGGTATCACCCCCTTTATGAGCTTTCTGCACACCATGGCCGACCGCGGCGACCCCCGCCCCGTGCTCCTTTTCTACGCGGGCAAGACCTGGGAGGCGCTCACCTACCGCGAGGAGATCGAGAGGCTTAGAGAGCTTCTCGACCTCGAGGTCGTCTACGTGCTCGAGGAGCCGCCCGAGGACTGGGAGCCGCCCAAGCCGCGCGTCCGCGCCCTCGGCGCGGGGACGTACGTGCTCGAGCCCCCCGAAGAGGCCCACAAGATCGAGGAGGGCTTCGTCACCGCCGACATCCTGCGCCGCCGCTTGCCGCAAGAGAGCATCCACCGCGAAGCCTTTATCTGCGGCCCCGCACCCTTTATGGACGCCGTTCGCGACGCCTTGCTCGAGGTCGGCGTGGACGCAGAGCACATCCACATGGAGCAGTTCGACCTCGTCTAG
- a CDS encoding aldehyde dehydrogenase family protein, producing the protein MSQVQSQVKTFGNLIGDREVGSEQTFASRNASELSDVLGHFPEATKEQVREACLVAREAFRSWSKTPAPVRGELIGTIGKALEREKEALSRLATREMGKTLKEARGDVQEAIDTCHFFQSEGRRLYGQTVPSEMPNKDLLTYRRPLGVVGVVTAGNFPVAVPAWKLIPALLTGNTVVWKPSEDAPACAYALVKLMHEAGLPAGVLNLVFGGGKGGAGEHLIAMMDEGLLNKFAFTGSTAVGREIGAIAGRNLLHPTLELGGKNPLVVMRDADLGNAVAGALWASFGTGGQRCTSAGNLILDAPIYDAFKARFLEATREIKIGDPNKHEDVLYGPFISKKFFERWLEHYAWGHEDGATKLYGEGRITPDNRPEGFVGDPEASFYGWPTVWEGVTPEMRLFKTEIFGPTINLVKVDGFDEAIATANAVDYGLSSAIYTNNRLWAHRFKEEIQAGMTSINNSTTGAEAHMPFGGIKGSGNGTRESGIWVIDNYTYWHGVNDDVSGKLQLAQMDTAYIAPKAPVNVTELFA; encoded by the coding sequence ATGTCACAGGTGCAGTCTCAGGTGAAGACCTTTGGAAACCTTATCGGCGACCGCGAGGTGGGGAGCGAACAGACCTTCGCGTCGCGCAACGCGTCGGAGCTCTCGGACGTCTTGGGCCACTTTCCCGAAGCGACCAAGGAGCAGGTGCGCGAAGCCTGCTTGGTCGCCCGCGAGGCGTTTAGGAGCTGGTCGAAGACCCCCGCACCGGTGCGCGGCGAGCTCATCGGCACCATCGGCAAGGCCCTCGAGCGCGAAAAGGAGGCGCTAAGCCGCCTCGCGACGCGCGAAATGGGCAAAACCCTCAAAGAGGCGCGCGGCGACGTGCAAGAGGCCATCGACACCTGCCACTTCTTTCAGTCCGAGGGGCGCCGCCTCTACGGGCAGACCGTCCCCTCGGAGATGCCCAACAAGGACCTCCTCACCTACCGCCGCCCCCTGGGGGTGGTCGGCGTCGTCACCGCCGGCAACTTCCCCGTGGCGGTGCCCGCCTGGAAGCTCATCCCGGCCCTTTTGACGGGTAACACGGTCGTCTGGAAGCCCTCGGAGGACGCGCCCGCGTGCGCCTACGCCCTGGTCAAGCTGATGCACGAGGCGGGGCTGCCGGCGGGCGTCTTAAACCTCGTCTTCGGCGGCGGCAAGGGCGGGGCGGGGGAGCACCTTATCGCGATGATGGACGAGGGGCTACTAAACAAGTTCGCCTTTACCGGTTCGACGGCGGTGGGCCGCGAGATCGGGGCGATCGCGGGGCGCAACCTCCTACACCCGACGCTAGAGCTCGGCGGCAAAAACCCCTTGGTGGTGATGCGCGACGCCGACTTAGGCAACGCCGTTGCCGGCGCGCTCTGGGCGTCTTTCGGCACCGGCGGGCAGCGCTGCACCTCGGCGGGCAACCTGATCCTTGACGCGCCCATCTACGACGCGTTCAAGGCGCGCTTTTTGGAGGCCACCCGAGAGATCAAAATCGGCGACCCCAACAAGCACGAGGACGTCCTCTACGGTCCCTTTATCAGCAAGAAGTTTTTTGAGCGCTGGCTCGAGCACTACGCGTGGGGCCACGAGGACGGGGCGACGAAGCTCTACGGGGAGGGTCGCATCACCCCCGACAACCGCCCCGAAGGCTTCGTCGGCGACCCCGAAGCGAGCTTTTACGGCTGGCCGACCGTCTGGGAGGGCGTCACCCCCGAGATGCGGCTCTTTAAGACCGAGATCTTCGGGCCGACCATCAACCTCGTCAAGGTCGACGGCTTCGACGAGGCCATCGCGACCGCCAACGCGGTCGACTACGGCCTCTCCTCGGCCATCTACACGAATAACCGCCTCTGGGCGCACCGCTTTAAAGAGGAGATCCAGGCGGGGATGACCTCGATCAACAACTCGACGACGGGCGCCGAGGCGCACATGCCCTTCGGCGGCATCAAGGGTTCGGGCAACGGCACCCGCGAGTCGGGGATCTGGGTGATCGACAACTACACCTACTGGCACGGGGTCAACGACGACGTCTCGGGCAAGCTGCAGCTCGCGCAGATGGACACGGCCTACATCGCACCGAAAGCGCCGGTAAACGTCACCGAGCTCTTCGCTTAA
- a CDS encoding UbiA-like polyprenyltransferase: MNRSAPPRFTTYLRFVKFEHTLFALPFAYGGMLLATRSWPGFWVFFWVTVAMVGARTASMALNRVIDAEIDARNPRTAEREIPQGVLSKRQGLILAFAGFALLALAGAALNPLTFALLPVAVFFLALYPYTKRFTWLCHLWLGLTIGAAAAGGWIAVTGAFAPAAVALWAGVAAWIAGFDVIYAVLDVEVDRREGVYSIPAHFGVETALEISAALHLLAWGLLALALPLSGSSWPYALGLTLVGGVLLYAQHLVRRQGVGAALRSFNANLYVGALMLAAIVADILLVP, encoded by the coding sequence GTGAACCGCAGCGCCCCCCCCCGCTTCACCACCTATTTGCGCTTCGTCAAGTTTGAACACACCCTCTTCGCCCTGCCGTTCGCCTACGGCGGGATGCTGCTCGCTACGCGCAGCTGGCCGGGGTTTTGGGTGTTTTTTTGGGTGACGGTCGCGATGGTCGGGGCGCGCACCGCGAGCATGGCCCTTAACCGCGTCATCGACGCTGAGATCGACGCGCGCAACCCGCGCACGGCGGAGCGCGAAATCCCGCAGGGTGTCCTCAGCAAACGGCAGGGCCTCATCCTGGCGTTCGCCGGTTTCGCGCTGCTCGCGCTTGCCGGCGCCGCCCTCAACCCGCTGACCTTCGCACTCCTCCCCGTAGCCGTCTTTTTCCTAGCACTTTACCCCTACACCAAGCGCTTTACCTGGCTCTGCCACCTCTGGTTGGGCCTCACCATCGGCGCGGCGGCGGCGGGGGGGTGGATCGCCGTGACGGGCGCCTTTGCACCCGCCGCCGTCGCCCTCTGGGCGGGGGTCGCCGCCTGGATTGCCGGTTTCGATGTGATCTACGCCGTCCTCGACGTCGAGGTCGACCGGCGCGAGGGCGTCTACAGCATCCCCGCGCACTTCGGCGTCGAGACGGCGCTCGAGATCTCCGCCGCACTGCACCTGCTCGCGTGGGGCCTTTTGGCGCTGGCGCTGCCGCTATCTGGCTCGAGCTGGCCCTACGCGCTCGGCCTCACGCTCGTCGGCGGCGTTCTCCTCTACGCGCAGCACCTCGTCCGGCGTCAAGGCGTCGGCGCCGCGCTGCGCTCGTTTAACGCCAACCTCTACGTCGGCGCGCTGATGCTCGCCGCTATCGTCGCCGACATCCTCCTCGTCCCCTAG
- a CDS encoding DUF4011 domain-containing protein, producing MNTSTTADDLAAHQIEQLRTRLLDLRSSNPLIAFKHSDRARTHVRVIDAAPDILFNQLIEGRSLTFVALPPLEDEPADERSDAFVTALREAKLSDEAYLAALEALGDDPPEAKLAEAERALRDRLRKTLGLPERPKKERPTLSDWARENGIDPSYDLSARHRQALVPTERLNAEIQTLLLPEAFERKLGGLLTYARTSLQELGINTLYCVFGFLEWYESDASDRPILSPLLLHSVELQRTLQGSTYRFSISSMGEETVVNVTLNERLGRDFNLLLPPLEGDEGPEAYFETVTKIIRDKPRWRVRRFVTVGRFSFARLAMYHDLDPSKWPSHRPLTAHPAVRELLTGTDRDAPFFSEVYDTDAPAISRQVPLLITDADASQFSAVVDVMRGTNLAIEGPPGTGKSQTITNIIAAALAKGQRVLFVAEKIAALEVVKKRLDDAGLGEFCLELHSTKAKKTEVLDALGKRLDLQHRIPPPAELDEALAELNDLKRRLTAYAEAMNAEVGALRKTVHDLLWFQQRFQAAQNAPSSLPDVALQDAEALTQAQLAEAKDTLTLLNRLHAELTQAYGSARTHPFYGVNNADLPPFAQAELLAALRQWSSTLQALHQTLQTLGLEDADEYTLDRITHLTDQLAGLPAPESLPFEPSLMRVGASAAREEVARTFQQRLLSFQKRYANLACASTNPDHLLDHPALLSAAHTLCAELALDDERVGELPHMVAQARADLDTHGRIRGLVQDLAQTLGVAPPTVLGELKGLVTAVELIGQTTDTTLKLRRPALLEEGSSVALERLDARLAALRETHTELKPIFHIPADVGQAEALRQHAQALRGAGLFSCFNQRVREAKQAYRGLRREDVRLPTRTMADELEALASHLHELQAFANDPALHHLAGPFAEGLDTPTADLLAVTRFAEAVRLHLQPTSPLLSALCTQLLKGPSTALEAARLLSASPDYAALKRVAQALSGRETQPLTDFAETLSTRVQRLEALAAELHALALDPQLALSSLEPLARDALDLHALRAELAAQAASRSFLGALDRGVKTDPEMLASLLTTVERVRALELPAALKTRLFTDAYRAEATRLRELRAVLVAQLHDEARAAERANDLAQLEETTFFGRALPELPLAAAIRRLEAAGAASEALDGWVQYLRAHRRARALHLQAFLPSSQRDLADPAAAFEYAVARALTKIAYDRFPVLSDVSGERHMQLRERFAELDRRTLELQRRKLAAELAHKPVTWGVGAGPKKSYTERALIEHERSKKKRHIALRNLLSRAGTAIQELKPCFMMSPLSIGHYLPPGSLEFDLIIIDEASQMKPEDAIGAVARAEQLVVVGDTKQLPPTTFFERSDTPDEEDEETVEAESILDLALAVYRPARRLLWHYRSRHEDLIAFSNRHFYDNSLIVFPSPVRDARTYGVTSTFVGGTYQAQVRVNRKEITAVTEAALRFMQEHPQRSLGIVALNQAQRDALEEELDRAIAKDRAAQRYLERWEGSLEPFFVKNLENVQGDERDVIFISTVYGPDARGTVAQRFGPINSAGGHRRLNVLFTRAKCQVRVFTSLKPGDIRVTPESRQGVRALRDYLEYAATGRLETGTPTGREPDSDFEVMVMACLRRAGYEATPQVGVAGYFVDLAVHHPHAAGSYLAAIECDGATYHSSKAARDRDRLRQEVLERLGWHVYRIWSTDWFSNPDKETKKLRAYLDQLARKTAAQGTPASGVPRRTSLPAPPNGKPKAPAPKAPGKPQGAVVRVGDFVRYCDANDLGQVFTVQITVGTSKPEMGIINYQTPVARALLGKRVNEVATIHLPLGTTEVIVLEIHKTG from the coding sequence ATGAACACTTCTACAACTGCCGATGACCTCGCAGCACACCAGATCGAGCAGCTACGGACCAGACTGCTCGACCTACGCAGCAGCAACCCTCTGATTGCGTTTAAGCATAGCGACCGGGCTCGCACCCACGTGCGCGTCATCGACGCCGCTCCGGACATTCTCTTCAACCAGCTTATCGAAGGGCGCTCGCTAACCTTCGTCGCCCTTCCACCCCTCGAGGACGAACCCGCCGACGAGCGAAGCGACGCTTTCGTGACGGCGCTGCGCGAGGCCAAGCTGTCGGATGAGGCGTACTTGGCCGCGCTCGAGGCGCTCGGGGACGACCCTCCGGAGGCGAAGCTGGCCGAGGCCGAGCGCGCGCTGAGAGATCGCCTGAGAAAGACCTTGGGGCTACCCGAACGCCCTAAAAAGGAGCGCCCCACACTGAGCGACTGGGCGCGGGAAAACGGCATCGACCCGAGCTACGACCTGTCGGCTAGGCATCGGCAGGCCCTCGTGCCCACGGAGCGCCTTAACGCGGAGATTCAGACGCTCCTGCTGCCCGAGGCTTTCGAGAGAAAACTCGGCGGGCTCCTCACCTACGCGCGCACCAGCCTTCAAGAGCTGGGGATCAACACGCTCTACTGCGTCTTCGGCTTTCTCGAGTGGTACGAGAGCGACGCGTCGGATCGGCCCATCCTGTCGCCCCTGCTGTTGCACTCGGTCGAACTGCAACGCACCCTGCAGGGCTCAACGTACCGCTTCTCGATCAGCAGCATGGGTGAGGAGACGGTCGTCAACGTCACCCTCAACGAGCGGCTGGGACGCGACTTCAACCTCTTGTTACCGCCCTTGGAGGGTGACGAGGGTCCTGAAGCGTACTTTGAAACCGTCACTAAGATCATCCGAGATAAACCCAGGTGGCGTGTTAGACGCTTCGTCACCGTCGGGCGTTTTTCGTTTGCCCGCCTCGCCATGTACCACGATCTCGACCCCAGCAAGTGGCCCTCCCATCGACCGCTGACAGCGCACCCAGCTGTAAGGGAGCTGTTAACGGGTACCGACCGCGACGCCCCTTTTTTCTCGGAGGTCTACGATACCGACGCACCCGCCATCTCCCGTCAGGTTCCTCTGCTCATCACGGACGCCGACGCTTCGCAGTTTAGCGCCGTCGTCGACGTCATGCGCGGCACCAACCTGGCCATCGAAGGTCCGCCGGGCACCGGTAAGTCGCAGACGATCACCAACATCATCGCCGCCGCCCTCGCCAAGGGGCAGCGCGTCCTCTTCGTCGCCGAGAAGATCGCCGCGCTCGAGGTCGTCAAAAAACGCCTCGACGACGCTGGGTTGGGCGAGTTCTGTCTCGAGCTCCACTCGACCAAAGCGAAAAAAACCGAGGTGCTCGACGCGCTCGGTAAACGGTTGGATCTGCAGCACCGCATCCCCCCTCCCGCCGAGCTCGACGAAGCCTTGGCGGAGTTAAACGACCTTAAAAGACGCCTTACGGCCTACGCCGAGGCGATGAACGCCGAGGTCGGGGCGCTGCGCAAGACGGTCCACGACCTTTTGTGGTTCCAGCAGCGCTTTCAGGCCGCGCAGAACGCCCCCAGCAGCTTGCCGGACGTCGCTTTGCAGGACGCCGAGGCGCTCACACAGGCGCAGCTCGCCGAGGCCAAGGATACGCTGACGCTCCTCAACCGTCTGCACGCGGAGCTGACACAGGCCTACGGCAGCGCCCGCACGCACCCCTTTTACGGGGTCAACAACGCTGACCTGCCCCCCTTCGCACAAGCCGAGCTGCTAGCTGCGCTGCGGCAGTGGTCGAGCACCCTGCAGGCGTTGCACCAGACGCTTCAGACGCTAGGGCTCGAAGACGCCGACGAGTACACCCTCGATAGGATCACGCACCTCACCGATCAGCTAGCTGGGCTGCCCGCACCTGAAAGCCTGCCGTTCGAACCGAGCCTGATGAGGGTAGGGGCGTCGGCTGCGCGCGAGGAGGTCGCACGAACCTTTCAGCAGCGCCTGCTGAGCTTCCAGAAGCGGTACGCCAACCTCGCCTGTGCGAGCACGAACCCCGATCACCTGCTCGATCATCCCGCGCTACTCAGCGCCGCTCACACCCTGTGCGCTGAGCTGGCCCTCGACGACGAGCGTGTCGGGGAGCTGCCGCACATGGTGGCGCAGGCTCGAGCCGACCTGGACACGCACGGCCGCATCCGGGGGCTCGTTCAGGACCTCGCTCAGACCCTGGGCGTCGCTCCGCCCACCGTGCTGGGGGAGCTGAAAGGGCTCGTCACCGCCGTCGAGCTGATCGGCCAGACCACCGACACCACGCTGAAGCTGCGGCGTCCGGCGCTGCTCGAGGAGGGGAGCAGCGTCGCGCTCGAGCGCCTGGACGCCCGCTTGGCGGCGCTGCGGGAAACGCACACGGAGCTCAAACCCATCTTCCACATCCCCGCTGACGTGGGTCAAGCGGAGGCGCTCCGGCAACACGCTCAGGCGCTACGAGGGGCCGGTCTCTTCTCCTGTTTCAACCAACGGGTGCGCGAGGCGAAGCAGGCGTACCGGGGGCTGCGCCGCGAGGACGTCCGTCTGCCCACGCGAACGATGGCCGACGAGCTGGAGGCTCTGGCTAGTCACCTGCACGAGCTTCAGGCGTTTGCCAACGACCCCGCCCTCCACCACCTCGCCGGTCCTTTCGCCGAGGGGCTCGATACCCCCACCGCCGACCTTCTAGCGGTCACGCGCTTTGCCGAAGCGGTGCGGCTGCACCTTCAGCCGACGAGCCCCCTCCTGTCGGCCCTTTGCACCCAGCTGCTCAAGGGGCCGAGCACGGCGTTAGAGGCGGCGCGCCTGCTCAGCGCCTCACCGGACTACGCAGCGCTCAAACGCGTCGCCCAGGCGCTGAGCGGCCGCGAGACGCAACCGCTGACCGACTTCGCCGAAACGCTGAGCACGAGGGTGCAACGGTTAGAAGCGCTCGCGGCCGAGCTGCACGCTCTCGCGCTCGACCCCCAGCTCGCTTTGTCGTCGCTCGAGCCGCTTGCGCGAGACGCCCTGGACCTCCACGCTCTGCGCGCCGAGCTGGCGGCGCAAGCAGCCTCCCGGTCGTTTCTCGGGGCGCTCGACCGGGGCGTCAAGACCGACCCCGAGATGCTCGCCAGCCTCCTCACGACCGTTGAGCGCGTCCGGGCGCTCGAGCTCCCCGCCGCGCTCAAAACGCGCCTCTTCACAGACGCCTACCGGGCTGAAGCCACGCGCCTGCGCGAGCTGCGCGCGGTGCTGGTCGCGCAGCTTCACGACGAAGCGCGCGCCGCGGAGCGCGCCAACGACCTCGCCCAGCTCGAGGAGACCACGTTCTTCGGGCGGGCGCTGCCGGAGCTGCCGCTCGCCGCCGCCATCCGCCGCCTGGAGGCGGCGGGGGCCGCTAGCGAGGCGCTCGACGGGTGGGTCCAGTACTTGCGGGCGCACCGACGGGCGCGCGCGCTCCACCTCCAAGCCTTTCTGCCCTCCTCCCAACGCGACCTCGCCGACCCCGCGGCCGCCTTTGAGTACGCCGTGGCTCGGGCCCTCACCAAAATCGCCTACGACCGCTTTCCGGTGCTCAGCGACGTTTCCGGCGAACGCCACATGCAGCTCCGCGAGCGCTTCGCGGAGCTCGACCGGCGCACGCTCGAGCTGCAGCGCCGCAAGCTCGCGGCCGAGCTGGCACACAAACCAGTCACGTGGGGCGTGGGCGCCGGCCCCAAAAAGAGCTACACCGAGCGCGCGCTCATCGAGCACGAGCGCAGCAAGAAAAAACGCCACATCGCCCTGCGCAACCTCCTCAGCCGTGCCGGCACCGCCATCCAGGAGTTGAAACCGTGCTTTATGATGTCGCCTCTGTCCATCGGTCACTACCTCCCGCCGGGCAGCCTCGAGTTTGACCTCATCATCATCGACGAAGCCTCCCAGATGAAACCGGAGGACGCCATCGGCGCGGTCGCACGCGCCGAGCAGCTGGTCGTCGTCGGCGACACCAAGCAGCTCCCCCCGACGACCTTTTTCGAACGCAGCGACACCCCCGACGAGGAGGATGAGGAGACGGTGGAGGCGGAGTCGATCCTCGACCTCGCCCTAGCCGTCTACCGACCCGCTAGGCGGCTACTGTGGCACTACCGTTCGCGCCACGAAGACCTCATCGCCTTCTCCAACCGCCACTTCTACGACAACAGCCTGATCGTCTTCCCCTCCCCCGTGCGCGACGCGCGCACCTACGGCGTCACCAGCACCTTCGTCGGGGGCACCTATCAGGCGCAGGTGCGGGTCAACCGCAAGGAGATCACCGCCGTGACCGAGGCGGCGCTGCGCTTTATGCAAGAGCACCCGCAGCGCAGCTTGGGGATCGTCGCCCTCAACCAAGCGCAACGCGACGCCCTCGAAGAGGAGCTCGACCGCGCCATCGCCAAAGATCGGGCCGCTCAGCGCTACCTCGAGCGCTGGGAGGGTTCGCTCGAGCCCTTTTTCGTCAAAAATCTCGAGAACGTCCAGGGAGACGAGCGCGACGTCATCTTTATCTCGACCGTCTACGGCCCCGACGCGCGGGGAACGGTGGCGCAGCGCTTCGGCCCGATTAACAGCGCAGGGGGGCACCGCCGTCTCAACGTGCTCTTCACCCGCGCCAAGTGTCAGGTGCGCGTCTTTACCTCGCTCAAGCCGGGCGACATCAGGGTCACGCCGGAGTCGCGCCAAGGGGTGCGCGCCCTGCGCGACTACCTCGAGTACGCCGCGACCGGCAGGTTGGAGACGGGGACCCCGACCGGTCGCGAACCCGATTCGGACTTTGAAGTCATGGTGATGGCGTGCCTTCGACGCGCGGGGTACGAAGCCACACCCCAGGTAGGGGTAGCGGGGTACTTCGTCGACCTCGCGGTGCACCACCCGCACGCGGCGGGGTCCTACCTGGCGGCGATCGAGTGCGACGGCGCCACCTATCACTCGAGCAAAGCCGCGCGCGACCGGGACCGCTTGCGCCAGGAGGTGCTCGAGCGCCTAGGGTGGCACGTGTACCGGATCTGGTCGACCGACTGGTTTTCCAACCCCGACAAAGAAACCAAAAAGCTGCGGGCCTACCTCGACCAACTGGCCCGCAAGACCGCGGCTCAGGGGACGCCAGCCAGCGGGGTGCCGCGCCGCACCTCCTTACCTGCGCCACCCAATGGCAAACCGAAGGCGCCGGCACCGAAAGCGCCCGGAAAGCCGCAGGGCGCGGTTGTCCGGGTCGGCGACTTCGTCCGCTACTGCGACGCCAACGACCTTGGGCAAGTGTTTACCGTGCAGATCACCGTGGGCACGAGCAAACCCGAGATGGGCATCATCAACTACCAAACGCCGGTCGCGCGGGCCCTGCTGGGCAAGCGGGTGAACGAGGTCGCCACCATCCACCTGCCCTTGGGGACCACCGAAGTGATCGTCCTCGAGATCCACAAAACGGGGTAG
- a CDS encoding SIMPL domain-containing protein, which yields MMRSAMLCLLLVLPVAAAQGVVAGAIAPVTPPTGPAGITVTATGTAYGEPDRASFDAGVLATNRDVQAALDEVNERVERLINTLQGAGIAPEDIRTSNFAVFPDQAYRPDGTPGELRYRVTNTVSVTVRDTEQLGELLSASVEAGANEIWNVTFGISNRAALESRAREEAMQAARERAQQLASLSGVRLGVVTRVVEGPLPDAGIPLPAARAEFASDASVPIASGQLAVTVTLQVTFGIE from the coding sequence ATGATGCGTTCGGCTATGCTGTGCCTGCTTCTCGTCCTCCCCGTCGCTGCCGCCCAAGGGGTCGTGGCGGGAGCCATCGCCCCCGTAACCCCCCCTACGGGCCCTGCCGGCATCACCGTCACGGCAACCGGCACCGCCTACGGCGAACCCGACAGGGCGAGCTTTGACGCCGGCGTCTTGGCCACCAACCGCGACGTGCAAGCGGCGCTCGACGAGGTCAACGAGCGGGTCGAACGCCTCATCAACACCTTGCAGGGGGCGGGCATCGCCCCCGAAGACATCCGCACGAGCAACTTCGCGGTCTTTCCCGACCAAGCGTACCGCCCCGACGGCACCCCCGGCGAGCTGCGCTACCGCGTAACGAACACCGTGAGCGTGACCGTGCGCGACACCGAACAGCTGGGGGAGCTCCTCAGCGCGAGCGTCGAGGCCGGCGCGAACGAGATCTGGAACGTCACCTTCGGCATCTCGAACCGCGCGGCGCTCGAGAGCCGCGCCCGCGAGGAGGCGATGCAGGCGGCGCGCGAGCGCGCGCAGCAGCTCGCTTCGCTGAGCGGCGTGCGCCTGGGCGTCGTGACGCGGGTTGTCGAGGGGCCGCTGCCGGATGCCGGCATCCCTCTGCCTGCTGCCCGCGCCGAGTTCGCCTCCGACGCCAGCGTGCCCATCGCGAGCGGTCAGCTCGCGGTGACCGTCACCCTGCAGGTGACCTTTGGGATCGAGTAG